Within Phycodurus eques isolate BA_2022a chromosome 7, UOR_Pequ_1.1, whole genome shotgun sequence, the genomic segment CCCCTTACTACAAACCCCCCCCTTCCCAGACTAATAATACCGCTCTGTTGAAcacaactgagcattattatgtactgtagctgtaaagttgaattgtttttagcacCGGTGAAAAGTaatgtattacatttatttgcacTGCAATTGAGTTAgtagactttttaaaattgtttttaaaaatgtgtttcatttaaAGTATTGTAAACAAAAAGGCGCATTGGAAACTAATACTAATTACAGTTGTGATTGTCTCTGTCTTCTTTTCTGTTACTATTACTATTGATACTGGCCCACCTGTTAACCGATCCTGTGGCTCTGTAGTCAATGTCACAAGTCAAAATTCAAGAAGAAACCATATTACCTTCATTAAAACATAATGATGTTTATTGTCAAAAGATACAAGCACAGAAAAACCGTATGATAAACAAACCTTGTTCTATGAATATCAGTGCACATTGCATCACATTACATGTGTCATGAGATTAATGATGCTCTTACTGCTCTGTTTATTACACGCATCATTGTTGATAACACTTCTGGATTATTTCAATTTAGCTTGGAACACATTCCGGACATTTTGGCACCTCGTCTAGAGGTGACGTCATGGTGTCAGGATCAAAATATTCAGCACGGGtgcacagacaatcctttctGTGCGGTTTGTTTCTAGAGGAGAAAATTGAGTTAATTTATCTTTGCtcatctatgccagtgatgtatagtgacaggtagaacaattaaatgtgctGCCACTAGATGGGATTTAATCAAACAGGAACTATCCCCCCATAACCACAATTATACTTAACAGTCTTACCAGGGGTGTCATACTCATTTTGTTTGTGGCTCACATTGTAGTtgtggtttccctcggaggacCGTTacgacaataaaaaaacaaataaatgtagtCGTCTCATGTACACAATTGCCCCTGCAATTGATTGTTATATCTATTGTAAACAACAAATTGaagttgaaatcagaagtcattgAAAGTTGTGGCACATAAATATTTAAGTATAAAACTATTGTTCAATTTTTATTGAGAAGGGATTTGGTGGGTAAAAAATGCttgttaaaagtgaagaaaaattgcaattttgggacagattttctgccaaaatggtCCAAAATGATTATTaagtcatgacaaaaaaaacgtaTCACTGTACATCTATCTAagccagtgacgtatagtgataGGCAGGataaatgaaatgctcttccactagatggcagaaggtacaattaacttgTGTCCACATGTTGccgttcatacaacagaatattaGCTTTGTGTTTGTCTAAATTcacccagatttcacactgaggaaGTCGAgatcataatttttttcagtatacagtatatagacttACATTAAGGTAAAAATGTACAGAAATCAACTGATGATTGGATCAATTTTCCATCATCTCCTCGCAGGGATGGGCTTCCAGTATTTTTGTCCCTGTCCTTGCTCACACGTAGTCTTTCCTCTCCATCCCCTGGCCTCCCGCGGACCTGGAGGCCGAGTACGCCATTCGGGAATTGTTGTACCGGGCCTCGCTGGGCGGGCACGAGCAGCAAAGCAGTCCGCCGCCCAAGATCAGGAGGGCGGCGGCCGCCCAACCGATGTAGAGCGCGGCGCCCAGTTCCCGCCTCTGGGCGTCCGTCAGTAAAGGGTTATAGAAGTCCCGGATGATGGTGTTGGCCGACCAGGAGACGGGAATGAGCTGCATGACGCCCGACACAATGAAGAACACCCCAGAGATGATCATCACCTTGGCTTTGGAGGCCTCCTCTTCGATGCAGTTGGTGCACTTGGCGCCGGTGATTGCGATAAGCACGGCCATGATGGCCAGCAAGATGGAAATGACAGTGAGCGCCCGGGCGGCCTGCAGGTCCTGCGAGAGGGCCAGCATGGAGTCGTAGACCTTGCACTGCATCTGGCCCGTGCTCTGCACCACGCAGGTCATCCACAGGCCCTCCCAGATGATCTGCGCCGTCACGATGTTGCTGCCGATGAACGCCGTCACCCTCCACATGGGCAGGGCGCACGCCACAATGCCGATGATCCATCCCAGGATGCACAGGGAGATGCCCAGCAACTCCAGGCCGACGGACATCCTGTAAGCTGTTCCACCAACGTCGCGCTGGAGAAACTCTTGAGAAAGTtagtactgtgtgtgtgtgtgcagcgtCGACGTGAGCACTATGCTTTATAAAGAAGGGTCAGGTGGATGGGAGGAGTCCTTGGAGGAGCTGACATCACCACAAAAGGGGGGAGGAAAGACGCGGAGAAGAAGAGACTCTGCTCTCGGCTTTCACAATGGGCCTGCTCCGTCACAATGAGGCCTTTTATCATACATGCAACAAGCAAGCAGCAATTGAACGGGATAAGAGCATATTGGTGGCATTTTAGCATAACTGGGGGTTTTCTACCGTAATCATTAGGATGTCTGTCGGGTAGTGGTTCTCAAATGGGGTCAGTGAGAGGTAGCCTGGAGGGCCCCAAAAGAATTTGTGATAAACTATTATGTGgtagaattttaaaaagtgcatatcTACTGTGCACATAGGGTCTGGCACGTCGATAAAGCAAACAtaaccaattactcctcccgACCATTGCTTTCAGCCAATTAAAATCATATGATTGCAAAATATCATCATATAAATCTGACATGCCTGCATGAAGAGGACTGCActccacaacttttttttctcaaaaataggcaacttttCCATCCTTATGACATTTAGAGGTCCACGGGTTAACTGGCATTTGGAAAAGGATTTCTTATATGtttttaaacttgaaaaaaatatgaattaagaTGTCGATCTGTGGACAAACAGGAACATTTATTAAGATTTGGAATCCATTTTTCTCCTAATTAATGGCATTGACTGACTGAGCTGCTGATTGTATGAATTGACTATATATAATGACGTCACTTTTTAAGGCATTACAATTGtactttttgtgtttaatgacGATGTATGCTTTGTTTTCCTAATTGTTCTTTGTATTATGTCCTGGGGAAGTGTACCATGAAGGGGAAGGTGGAACCAATCTAATCAATTTAGGACCCTAGGATCAATTTGACCAAAGGACAAACAccgacaggaagtgaaaaagtgGTTTTGTTCCCAATGTTTTCAGCTGTAACAGCTTTCACACTCCTGGGAAGACTTTCTTTAAGATGTGGGAGTGCGTCTGTGGGAATGTTTGTCCATTTGTAAGGTCACTGAACACAGGAGTTGCTTGATGTGTTTGTTCTTCCACTCTTACAGTAACTCATCCAGGCATGACTTTaaggaccttgctttgtgcactgtgGAACAGAAAAGGAACGTTCCCCAAACTGtccccacaaagttggaagcataccATTTTTTAATGTCTCGATCAGAAGAACAATTCAGATTCAGGGACCACTAAGGACTGAAGTCCAACCTCAGATTGATTGACTGAAGTGGTGTACCTAAATCTTGTTCATACAGTCACCATTCAGTTGTGTACTCGTTTGTCAGCATTTCACTTGTGCAGGGTCCCAAAAGatagccataacattctaatttTCACCGTCCTATTAATGGAGTTCTGATTGTGCCAAGTTAGAAGCATGCAATTGGTTGGTAGTGAGGAAGAAGGAAGTCCAATCGTATGTGGATTCCAAAATGAAGGcagcatttattttaattttggttaTCGGAGTAAGGGAGCAAATGTCAAATGAACATTGTAGACAAGGCATTTACACAAGTTTGGGTTACAATGTATAGTTGAGCTGCTGTTTATTTTGAACTCACATCAGGAGTTTATAGCAAAGGACTGTGGAACTTTCTCCAAGTTTCCCCAGTCACTTTTACAGCATTCACCTGCCAACAAATAGTGTTTGATGGCCTTTAATCACTGTCTGTCTGCGGGATGCCCTTGGAATTCTTTGGCAGAATGACCGTTTCTCTAGAAATGTAGACCCCCTCCTCATCATCACCACCAATGACTGCCTTCTGTCCTCACCCAACCCTCTTCCTTTCTCTCAACCATGAAGCAAGTCCTTTGTTTAGGAAGCCGACAAAGTAGACGACCGTTCTTGTTATCTGGGAGCAAACAGCCAGGTAGACGACTGCTCTGATGCTGTTGAAGCTTCTATTCAATAGAATGTACATCCGAAGATACCAAAGTTGAAATGAAAAGGACCGTTTACATTCCACAAACAAAtctttaaccaaaaaaaaaaaaaaaaggtttgaggtTGGGGCTTGAGTCAAGTATGGGAACAGAAGATTGCCTTCCACAAATTCTTCCCGCAAAGTTGAAAGCATTCAGTTGTTCAAAATGTCCTCCGAAGAATAATTAAATTCAGGTACAACGGAGGACTCAAGTCCGACCTCAGACTCATTGATTTATTGACTTATGGTATGTGCCTCaatattttgtatgatttttttaatttaatttttttcagagTTTCCAGAGTAAAGGGTTCCTAAATGAATAACTAAGATTCAGGCATCCACTATccaaacaaatgtttaataGAAAACATAATAGTGTACTTTGCAGTCAGCTAACAAAGTGTTTTCATCCGTGTTTACCTAAAAGTATCTCCACGTCTGACACTGCTGACTCCACCTGCGGGGAAGTTGTACTGCATGTCAGGCTGGTAAAGTGGTATCGTTCTGTTGGTATCGGAACATTTTTTCAAGTTCAAGTGCAGACGTACAGTATCAGCACCGATATTGGTATCAGTATCAGTACAtcccttttttaaaacataactacagtataccacaaactatgatcgcAAAAcactatcatttcaaactcatcctataacattacccttaaaaataaattgcttacagatgatttgatttaaaaaaaaaaaaaaaaaaaaaaaaagaaaagaatgcaCTGGAAGTGCAAGGATGCCTTCGCCGACATATAAAGTTCTTCAACAGTTGTAGtatgtcacttcaacatactacattgacaccaattactttcagcaaataatgaagGCTAGGTCAACTAGGCGAATTCCCGAAGAGCAAATCCTTAATATTAGGTGGATTGCTGTAGTTACGAGAATGAAAAAAGGATTTGAGCTGAGTTTGAAACACAGTCTCAAACATGTTCAAGACAGTTTGTCCATTAATAGCCACATTAGACGTAGTTTCTCTGCTCGTAGCCACTCAGGGGGATGGATCTGCTGGGCGGGTATATGATTTTTGATGGGGGCCTGTACTTCTCAGCCTGTGGGGGACAACTGGAGCACAGAATGCCCCCGCCGAGGAGCAGCAAGGCGGCGCCAGCCCAGCCGGCATACAGAGCGGCTCCGATCTCCCTCTTCTGGGCCTCGGGGATGGCGGGATTGTAGAACTCCATTATGATGGCGTTGGCCGACCACGACACCGGGATGAGCTGGGTCAGAGACGCCAGGATGAACGCCACCCCGGCCCCGATCATCACCCGAGCTTTGGCCCGCTCCTCCTCCACGCAGTTGGTGCACTTGGCCCCCATCATGGCCACCAGGATGCCTACCAGGCCCAGCACAATGGAGATGACGGTAAGGGCCCGGGCGGCCTGCAGATCGCCGCTGAGGGCCAGCATGGAGTCGTGGATTTTACACTGCATCTGGCCTGTGCTCTGCACCACACAGTTCATCCAGATACCCTCCCAGATGGTCTGCGCCGTGACGATGCTGACCCCAATGAAAGCCGACACTCTCCACATGGGCAGAATGCATGATGTCAGGCCCAGGATCCATCCCAGGACGGCCAGCACTACTCCAAGTATCTCCAGTCCTGCTGAAGGCATGTCTCAGAACCGAGGTCTTCTCGTTGTCGTGTCAAAGTGTCCAATCGCTCATATAGGCAACAGAAGGTGGAGTCTCAGAATTCAAACTGTCCCTCTCTGTGGTGGAGCGTCCAAAAAATGTAGCGGCCTTGGCTCAGGAAAACTGCCTCAGCTTAATCATTCAACCCCTCGGTAGCACTCCCACCTGTTTGGGTTAAGGGGAGAGCACACACAAAGCTGCTATCTCAGATCGAGACCAGTTAAAGAGTAACAGAGGTGGTCAAGAACTAGCCAATGAATGATTGAAAGTGAATATCAGCATCCATGGGTGTCTGTCACGCTGACTTTTCCTCTTCAacaatgacagtgaaacctCGATGGTCCAACACAAGCCATTCAACCTCTGATTTGTTCAGATTTGGAATCAATTTTCTCCtgaggaaataatgaaaatggtCAAACTAACACCACCATTAAACCTTTTATTAACTACACGCAATGGCCGTCAAGAAGAATGTGGCCTTGGATGTTTACTTAACACGCCATAAAATTGTTGCACACATTGTGACATTATAAAATCTGAGTCAACACCTAGCCCTTCACTAGGTGTTGCAGTAGCGTGAAGATGCCAACTAGTGCCTCATTAGAATCTAGTTGTCTTACTCGTATGCCAAAGTTTTCCCAATAGTGTGTACAAATGTCATGCAGTAGTGGGAAATGTCATTCATAAGACAGAGTTGTTCTGGTAGTGTGCTcaactgtcttactagtgaggacaaagagcgtacaaagtacatggaccttaaaggGGGTGTTTGCAGTGTTCTAGCAAGAGTTGAATGTAACCTCACTTCACGAATCCCTCCTGCCCGAATGTATGCGATACTCAAACATGGCCATTCATAATGGAGTGCGATTATGAACGTGCATAGTCGTGATAGTCACAGAGAACTCATttccagcttcaacaaaatagcagcgctagcaaacctaagctagcattagcactgtaaacaagaCAATCTTAGCCACGACTGCTACGTTGGTTGTATGgcttttttggaatgcagtGTTATTATAACATTGAATGTTACCGGTTTGAAGGTTTTCTTTTCATGTACAATCAATTAGAAATCAAAGAAAGGTCAGTAACTCCCCTGTCGAGTAGAAACACTGCTAATTCCGCGTCGTCGCCATCTGCTTCTGTTTACTAGTCTTACGACCCGTTGTTAGCAAAAGAAGGATGGGCCTTTTCTTTTCCTGGAAGTGGATATTCCCCCAttgtttcagcaaagctcctgaagcccaaggtaacAGGTCACCGCAAGGCCACGGGGGTGTGCTCCCTATGAGTGGGCCCACaataaatgattgacacctcatcAGTCAGGCCTTctgtttttgattgattttcttttccctGGTACGATGGTTTCTTgcaaatcaaattagaggcacgAGGTTGGACCAGAGcgctgatttttttcccacaaatcaTTTTACTCGTACCACTGTCAGCTTAGTTTGaaacaattatgaaaaaaagtttttttttatttttcttttttattgcaAACTCCCCTTTAAGATGGACATTACGGAATGAATGCTGAAACAGCTTTCCATACACACAGACTACTCTGAAGTCTCTTCACTTGACCTGTAACATAAACATAACCAGGCATCTCAACACACAGGCAcgtcatgcacacacacatgcacacttacCCATTATGACCAGTTAACCAGCAGAACATTTTATGGTGGAATGATTTTGTACGGATGAGGTTTTAAGGTATTTCTGATAAACATCAGAAACAAGAATCACAATCAAATTGAATCCTATTTACGATCAGATCGACATGGACTTTGGgagaaaaataataagaagaaaaatagtcttcctaatatgcatattttgggaatgtgggatgaagctggagtacctggagaataTGCAAGTACAGGCAAAACTCCACACTGGAGGGcctgagccgagattcgaacccaaaacctcggaaatgtgaggcagacgtgctaaccactaacccGTGGGTTAGAATAGCACatcatttgaatgcaaaacGTCTTCTTAAATTTGACTTCCTTAAGCCAGCAGTTGTCTTTTGCAGTGGTGTATAACTGtattgcatcatactgagggGCCGTTTCTAACCTTTTGACGCACTTGTGTAGCCAAATAGGGCAAATGTGCACTCCTGTGTACACGATCTCCAACAATCTGAGCATTATGATCTATAAAGGGCAGAGTCGTTGACGCAGCCCTTGGTGTGGCTCTCATTACGCttctgtacctaatgaagtgaccagGTGGCATGACATCACTTATAAGGGAATTTCCTCCTCCATGAAAAAGTCAGAATGTACACACAATTCTTGTCAGGAAGTAAATAGACAATTACCTGTGTGCACAATGGTGCCAGGTGGTGGGAGGGGGAGCGAAGGGTCTTATCAGTGTCCTTGTTTTGAAGGTCATAGTGTTTTTAAAGGTTTATTTGCCCTtgggttattttatttttatttttacttgttcTATACAAACTCTTactagttttttttaacacttctACTGGTTTGCTTTGTTGTCTGGAGACCTTTTTAAACCCTTGAGTGCCgtttttctatatttttgtcttttcatgCACTCGTCAACACATGAGTGACTCTTCTGGACTCTCTCAAGAACAGCATGTCCAGACTGTGAATGAGTGGCTCATGCACAAAGGCACCACTGGTTAATTTCGCCATGTatgtcacaggtgtcaaacccaaggcccgggGGACAGATCTGCCCCGCCACatcgttttatgtggcccacgaaagcaaaggAAGTGTGTTTATTTCATGTTTGTTCCTAAATGGATTTGCTCTTTTCATTTTGGTAGAAAGTCTTTcccaaaattgcaatttttcttcacGTTTAGGTTTTAAGAGatattacatgtatttttttctattgatCCTATCCCCAATTATATGTTGAAAAACTCAACAATTCACAgtctttgtgctctttctgatgATTAACCTCATACTGGAACTAaagaatgtttcaaatgaaaaccaAGGCCACCACCCTGACTTCACTTTGGAAAACTGGCCAAAAAACAACCAAGTAGgtcacttttgtttgtttaaaatgcaCTAAATAGGTCACTCAATAGCACATTTGGACTGAATGACTTttacattaattttattttacagagTCCCATTGAGGAGGGGGAATTGTGGGGACCAGGTTATCAATGAAGTCTTTGTGAGGGTCTCTGTTGCACATTTGACCGGTTATCCCTGACCAGGTTTCAGGACAGGTTACAAAGGAAGAGGAGGCCAACAAGCCCCCTATTGTGTCCTTTCTAAGTTTGTCCCGAAACTAAATATCTCATGTCAGGGCTGCAGCTGGTATGTGCCCTCTTTCTGCATATTAAACGGACACAGCTGAGGTGCTTATCATAGTGATAGTGACTGTAATACAGAATATAATCGACAAATAGTTGAGAACTAAATGGTTACCACATGATTTCATGAGTTTAATTGCAACCATTGACAGTTGTTTCACTTCCCTGTTTACTAGAGTGAAATACATTTGTCTAAATGTTTACTTTActtagaattacacattgtgtaacAACACAACTTTGCCTAAAAgtccgctatcttaatgctaacacatgccTAACAAATAGCATGGGTTTTGCAATGTTATAACCttcaagcaacagatatttgaacacaaaaggtgcATCAGCACGTTGAcggacaatataaaaatacccacaggcatatattctttttccTCTGTGGAGCATAtggctaatattactgcggGTTACTGAGTTTTGTCCTTCTCcatgtatatccgtatgtctgtattttGCTGCCCTCgggtggccaaggtgtgcacaccgGATGGAGTAGCACAATagccattgaattgaagcaacattactgtatgtttttacaaagtacaatattatttattgttatatttcttaaaaacaaaaactaattgtTGGGTTGTTGTGAGACTGGAAGAtacatggcatttccatttatttcaaatgggGAAAAGTTGGTTTGAGGTGtaggtgttttgagttatgagcatggtcacaacaaattaaacttgtatctcaaggcgccactgtactttcacccaaaaaaaacctatAGACTATAATCTTCAACCAGACCACCATGACACTTGTAATCTGGCGCACCCCTTGGAGCGCACTTAGATAGAATATAAAAGCAAACAAAGACACCCACCACCATAGAAACTAAATATTCAACCACTGTTCATTGCTCCTCCTGCTGGTCACATTAGTAACAGGCTCATCACACGTAATCTCGTCTGTCGTAGTCTCGTCTGTCATATCCGCGCCGAGTTACAGCCGAGTAGTCCACCTGGGCAGGCTCCCTGTGCACCTGTGCGGCTCTCCCGGGGCTACAGGTGCACCACAGCAGCGCCCCACCCAGGATGAGCAGGCAGGAGGCGGCCCAGCCGAAGTACAGCGCGTTACCGAAGTCCCGCTTCCCCGTGTCCTCCAGAAGCGGATCGTAGAAGCCCAACACGATGGCGTGCGCCGTCCAGGACACGGCCACCAGGGTCAGAAACCCCGCCAGGGTCAAGGCGAGCCCCCCAGACACCACCAGACGCCGTTTGCCCCTCACGTCCTGGCTACAGTCCGTGCACTGAGCCCCCGCCGTTACCAGGCCGACACCCGCTACGCCGAACGCCACCGAGACCACCACCAGGGCGCGGGCCGCCTGGAGGTCTCGAGGCAGCCCCAGCATGGAGTCGTGAACCTTGCAGTGCATCTGGCCCGTGCTCTGCACCGAGCAGTTCATCCATAGGCCCTCCCAGATCACCTGGGACACCACCACGTTCTGGCCCACATAGGCTGCCACGCGCCACATGGGAAGGCCGCACGCCACCATCACGCCCAGCCAGCCCGCCACGGCCAGCGTCAGTCCCAGGATCTCCACGCCCGAAGAGGCCATAGTTCGGGGAAAGAGGGCCCCTTtgtggatttgtgtgtgtgctgcctTGCAGGTGATAGCAGATCCCCTCGCCGCCGAGTCCCGAGTCCGACTTGAGGGAGAAACTCTCTTTCTACCTTCTTTATACAGCTTGAAGGTGGAGTCAGCAGCGCCAGGTGGAGTGAAGCTCACGTTGAAGGATGCTGGAAACTACTTcccgatagatagatagatagatagatagatagatagatagatagatagatagatagatagatagatagatagatagatagatagatagatagatagatagatagatagatagatagatagatagatagatagatagatagatagatagatagatagatagatagatagatagaacaaTCCCAATTAAGTTGGTAtgttgtgtaaatgtaaatgaacatagaatacaatgatttgcaaatcctcttCAACCtcaattgaatagactacaaagtaaatattacatgttcaaactgattaaaaaaaaaattgtgttttgttgttcttattataatttttttttcaaatatcctCTTCACTAAAGGTTTATAAAATACGTActctaaaaaatgaaaacttgagtacaaaagtgtttatttcgttatttttactgtcagttatttaacaataaaatcCATAACATTAACCAGCAAGTGGTCTGCGGGCTCTCGCTAGTGGTACGTGAAGGAATCACTGAATTGCGTGCATGTTACACGGgctttaacttgtttttaatccagtacagtgtatttgttaagtacagttttgtatttaacttttaagtgaaatacatttgcatttaaacatttagaaatgtttgtttccACATGAAGATTTAGGTTAAAAGAAatcaacttttatgtgcaataccttttatttatattgaaatagttttttttaaattttcttttatttaagcgcagtgttaatgtttgacctgtgcataatgttacagtagctAACAAAAATCTAGGCATTGTCGATAGAACCAGTGCGTCTCATTTTTCAATGAAGTGACCCCCAAACCTTTGAGCGTTTGAATATGATCAAATGCTCGCGTGTACAGGATCCACTAAGTTTTCGTGTCACGACTTTTCCGAGCTTGTGGATTTTACTAAAAGAATATATGAGTGCAGCAAAAGGCTGAATCACTCTTCTTACCTGTGCTTCATGGATCGAAAAAAGAACAACGTATGGTGTCGTCGTCTGCTTTGCCAACTCCGTGCAGACGTCATATTCTGCTCCCATAAGAAGGAACATTTCGGAATATTAAGGCGCAGATTTTATTTGTATGACATGAATAGCTGTCTAGGGTTTTATTGCGGGTGAGTAAATGTATGCTTTGTGCAAGGCCAGGTGAACTCTGTGTCATTATGAGCTTTCCTCTCATTTACTAAGGTCATCCTGGGTCAGCAGTCAGGGTGATCATTTCCCAAATGCCCCCACCTCCTTCTCCACAGGCCCCAGTTCAACAATGAATCGTCAGTGTATGCTTTTGCTTTACTGACAGAGCAGAATACACACTAGAACTTTGTTTCATTCCATACACATTACAAGGATGAttctaaaatgcactataacctttcaAGGTGCacctaatttgaccttctctaaacttggGAATTCACAGATTTGAACTCCAAACCTcggaactgtgaagcagacgtgaTATCCACTCGCCCAACCTACTAAGACTGACAGTGATTGACAATACTAGTTACCTTTTGTTCCACATTATGCTCGATTCTACAGTGAACATTCCGGCGGAAATCAACATATTCCCACTTTGCATGCACACAACGGCGCAAAACATGTTGTGATGGCATCCGATTTTCACTTGACATGATTATAGGCTTCAACTTTTTATGCCATCAAAATGTCAAGCGCTGATGCTAAACAGGCCCAGCACCGCCATCTCTTAGACCTGAAAACCACCTAACCAACGGGGTTAGATTTGAGGTCGTCTTTCCGTTAAAATGCTTCACACGCATTTTTAGCTCAGCGCAACATCCTGACAGAGTTGGCACACTCCCTCTGACCCAGACACACgcttaaaacaaatgaataggcACCTTTGTGCACGTCCATGGTCACTTTATAGCAGCCTTAATCAAACTCAAAATGACACACGTCCTTCATTATCCTGACAAAGTTGGCGCACCCCCTTTTCATCATACACAACCATACACTTCAACATCCCGGGGGAGGTAGCGTCCCCCCTCTCCCTCACGCACACcgtaaaaaatatttcttgcaacTTCGTGGAAATCCATGGTCACAGTATGACAGCTTTCCTGAAACTTTGGAAGCCACACACCCCGTTTAACATCTCAAGAGAGTTGCGCACCCCCTGTTCTCcgcacacatcccaaaaaaatctgaatatgcAGCTTTACTGACGCCGTCTTGAAATTTCCATTTTCACGTTTGGTTCACCTGACTGCAAAGGAGTTGAAGatgtaataatatttatttaatgactGGATGTTTTTccatggatttttttctttatcagaCAAGCAGAAGTCTGCAGAGTATCAAAATCCAAATACATCATGAATCATAGCAGTTTTATTGGCTCACGCTTGCTGTAATCCTCTGGCATTTGATGGACGAGCATCAGCATcaatcatttgatttttttttttttaatgcaaaaacaagactaagtgtgataaaaaaaaaatatatatatataatattactgTGTTTTGAATCTGGTGTCTAAAGGTTGGGGCTGAGATGGTGTTTAAGAATGTATTTtctgtatataataataatggcgCATtcaatcggcggcacggtggacgactgcttagcacatctgcctcacagttctgaggaccaaggttcaaatcccggcctcgcctgtgtgtagtttgcatgttctccccgtgcctgcgtgggttttct encodes:
- the LOC133405311 gene encoding uncharacterized protein LOC133405311, which encodes MASSGVEILGLTLAVAGWLGVMVACGLPMWRVAAYVGQNVVVSQVIWEGLWMNCSVQSTGQMHCKVHDSMLGLPRDLQAARALVVVSVAFGVAGVGLVTAGAQCTDCSQDVRGKRRLVVSGGLALTLAGFLTLVAVSWTAHAIVLGFYDPLLEDTGKRDCLTSCILPMWRVSAFIGVSIVTAQTIWEGIWMNCVVQSTGQMQCKIHDSMLALSGDLQAARALTVISIVLGLVGILVAMMGAKCTNCVEEERAKARVMIGAGVAFILASLTQLIPVSWSANAIIMEFYNPAIPEAQKREIGAALYAGWAGAALLLLGGGILCSSCPPQAEKYRPPSKIIYPPSRSIPLSGYEQRNYQEFLQRDVGGTAYRMSVGLELLGISLCILGWIIGIVACALPMWRVTAFIGSNIVTAQIIWEGLWMTCVVQSTGQMQCKVYDSMLALSQDLQAARALTVISILLAIMAVLIAITGAKCTNCIEEEASKAKVMIISGVFFIVSGVMQLIPVSWSANTIIRDFYNPLLTDAQRRELGAALYIGWAAAALLILGGGLLCCSCPPSEARYNNSRMAYSASRSAGGQGMERKDYV